In one Rhodothermales bacterium genomic region, the following are encoded:
- a CDS encoding class I SAM-dependent methyltransferase codes for MLLKTQLRRHLRKPLLAIANTIDPLYVDAYRVLNGYSGFIPPLENRRRIGGGSIGKFIGAGLRCYTPIKEAMAAHLEPPACERVVLDFGAGVGRTLQYSHKEFRHMHATDVDATAIAYLKRAFPNVAVSVNDYTPPLEYPAGFFDAIYSVSLWTHLPLRDQFMWLKEMYRVVKVGGIVLITTHGTHGLASLRRKLEQWAPVSDAELAQYGTMYKEYPDFDTNLANHPGVTSSYGMSVHSPAYIRRVWSRLFEVVDIREGVIDNVQDLVILRKRDPRRLYQSQLQAGRPRSVLNG; via the coding sequence ATGCTGCTTAAAACTCAGCTGCGCCGCCACCTGCGCAAGCCGCTGCTGGCGATTGCCAATACCATAGATCCTTTGTATGTCGATGCCTATCGGGTCCTGAACGGCTACTCCGGCTTCATCCCGCCGCTGGAGAATCGCCGGAGGATTGGCGGTGGCTCCATTGGAAAGTTCATCGGCGCCGGCCTGCGGTGTTATACGCCTATCAAGGAGGCGATGGCCGCGCATCTGGAACCGCCGGCGTGTGAACGCGTGGTGCTCGACTTCGGCGCCGGCGTCGGGCGGACGCTCCAGTATAGCCACAAGGAATTCCGGCATATGCATGCCACCGATGTAGACGCCACGGCTATCGCCTATCTTAAACGAGCCTTCCCGAACGTGGCGGTGTCGGTCAACGATTACACCCCGCCCCTCGAGTACCCGGCCGGATTTTTCGACGCCATCTATTCGGTATCCTTGTGGACCCATCTGCCGCTTCGGGACCAATTTATGTGGCTAAAGGAGATGTACCGGGTCGTCAAGGTCGGCGGCATCGTGCTCATCACGACGCACGGGACGCACGGGCTGGCCTCGCTGCGGCGCAAGCTGGAGCAATGGGCTCCGGTGAGCGACGCGGAACTGGCCCAGTACGGCACCATGTACAAGGAGTACCCGGATTTCGACACGAATCTTGCGAACCATCCCGGCGTCACATCCAGCTACGGCATGTCGGTCCATTCGCCGGCGTATATCCGGCGGGTATGGTCCCGGCTGTTCGAGGTGGTCGATATCCGCGAGGGCGTCATCGATAACGTGCAGGACCTTGTCATCCTGCGTAAACGCGATCCACGGCGGCTGTATCAGAGCCAGCTTCAGGCCGGCCGGCCCCGGTCTGTGTTAAACGGCTAG